In one Aricia agestis chromosome 5, ilAriAges1.1, whole genome shotgun sequence genomic region, the following are encoded:
- the LOC121727333 gene encoding kanadaptin — protein sequence MAEENPGEITTEKVEFKKPVFIGRVGKLPKKVKTEKEISEVDNKQQTPEEHSSETAQHAAKELLTPCSYKEPKWSGVCPDGSDYGLEVLKSGIIMERIDLTKKPYYVFGRQPNSDVVMAHPTISRHHAVLQYKAFSEEGEVPSGWYIFDLGSTHGTFLNRDRIKERQYTRVRVGHQIKFGTSTRTYIVLGPDFDCEGESELTVTEIKKRASEMKLERDRLIKEAIEQREKAKLEEERKREEQGIDWGMGEDAEEEPDLAENPYASTGNEELYLDDPKKTLRGYFEREGHELVYNCEERGIGQFICKVELPIDDARGNPVIAEVIHKGKKKEAVIACALEACRILDRAGLLRQAKHESRKRKERDWSADDYYDSDEDTFLDRTGAVEKKRRARMEKHGVVVQESSKPLTYDDLLNKMAEIEKTITIEEKALERLRASNKSTAKTEEQVDALDEFMNSLASQKQSMSQKAEISKTKMNIQKLKAELAKTTRLAELARPADAPPLVKKQPNSVAIKQANSVVYGKRIKLKEDTEKRPKVKQVKQEEKEFVEEIDSDEETEQKEVKTEEISKDTTESNNMVSNIKKVDAKNNVKEDQKDSKTEEPKEKRIYGPMRPPENYVIPENYFDQETDRDLPEIEEKDNI from the exons ATGGCTGAAGAAAATCCAGGTGAAATCACCACTGAGAAAGTGGAATTCAAAAAGCCTGTATTTATTGGCCGCGTAGGAAAGTTACCCAAAAAAGTTAAGACAGAAAAGGAAATATCTGAGGTAGACAACAAACAGCAGACGCCGGAAGAACATAGTAGCGAAACAGCACAGCATGCTGCAAAAGAATTGTTGACACCATGTAGTTACAAGGAACCAAAATGGTCAGGGGTTTGCCCAGATG gTTCAGACTACGGTTTGGAAGTGTTAAAATCGGGGATTATTATGGAAAGAATAGATTTAACAAAGAAACCATATTATGTGTTTGGGAGGCAACCAAATTCTGATGTTGTGATGGCACATCCAACAATATCCAg GCACCATGCAGTCCTTCAGTACAAGGCATTCTCCGAAGAAGGTGAGGTTCCTTCAGGCTGGTACATATTCGACCTGGGCAGCACACATGGTACCTTCCTCAACAGAGACAGGATAAAAGAACGTCAGTATACAAGAGTTAGGGTCGGGCATCAAATCAAATTTGGCACCAGCACAAGAACATACATTGTTTTg GGACCAGACTTTGACTGTGAGGGTGAATCTGAGTTGACGGTAACAGAGATTAAGAAGAGAGCTAgtgaaatgaaattagaaaGAGACCGATTGATAAAAGAAGCTATTGAACAAAGGGAAAAGGCAAAGTTAGAGGAAGAGAGAAAAAGAGAGGAACAGGGCATAGATTGGGGAATGG GTGAAGACGCAGAGGAAGAACCAGACCTAGCCGAAAACCCCTATGCCTCAACTGGTAATGAAGAGCTATACCTGGACGATCCCAAAAAAACCCTCCGAGGTTACTTTGAACGAGAGGGCCATGAATTGGTATACAACTGTGAGGAGAGAGGCATAGGCCAATTTATTTGCAA AGTAGAACTACCTATAGATGATGCCAGAGGGAATCCAGTAATAGCAGAAGTAATACATAAGGGCAAAAAGAAGGAGGCAGTTATTGCTTGTGCATTGGAGGCTTGTCGTATTTTGGACAGAGCTGGCCTACTGAGACAAGCGAAGCATG AATCACGCAAAAGAAAGGAGCGAGACTGGAGTGCAGATGACTACTATGACTCAGATGAAGACACATTCCTTGATAGGACTGGAGCTGTGGAGAAGAAGAGGCGGGCTCGTATGGAGAAACATGGTGTCGTGGTGCAGGAGAGCAGCAAACCACTCACCTACGATGACCTG CTGAATAAGATGGCAGAGATTGAGAAGACTATAACAATAGAAGAGAAGGCCCTAGAGCGACTACGCGCGTCAAACAAGAGCACAGCAAAAACAGAGGAGCAAGTTGATGCATTAGACGAGTTTATGAATTCACTGGCTTCACAAAAACAGAGCATGTCACAAAAGGCGGAAATATCTAAAACAAAg ATGAATATACAGAAGTTAAAAGCTGAACTAGCAAAAACTACAAGGCTGGCGGAGCTAGCCAGACCTGCAGATGCTCCCCCATTGGTGAAAAAACAACCTAACTCTGTTGCGATTAAGCAAGCTAACTCTGTTGTATATGGGAAAag gataaaattaaaagaagACACAGAAAAAAGGCCTAAAGTAAAACAAGTAAAGCAAGAAGAGAAAGAGTTtgttgaagaaattgattcagatGAGGAAACAGAACAGAAAGAAGTTAAAACTGAAGAAATATCTAAAGATACAACAGAATCAAACAATATggtttcaaatataaaaaaggtagatgctaaaaataatgtaaaagaaGATCAGAAAGATAGCAAAACTGAAGAACCTAAGGAAAAGAGAATATATGGACCGATGAGACCTCCTGAGAACTATGTTATACCAGAAAATTACTTTGATCAAGAAACTGATAGGGATTTAccagaaatagaagaaaaagaTAACATCTAA
- the LOC121727343 gene encoding U6 snRNA-associated Sm-like protein LSm2: protein MLFYSFFKSLVGKDVVVELKNDLSICGTLHSVDQYLNIKLSDISVIDPDKYPHMLSVKNCFIRGSVVRYVQLPADEVDTQLLQDAARKEATVSTR from the coding sequence ATGTTATTCTACTCGTTTTTTAAATCCTTAGTCGGGAAAGATGTTGTGGTTGAACTAAAAAATGACCTCAGTATATGTGGAACACTGCACTCAGTGgatcaatatttaaatattaaactttCGGATATAAGCGTCATTGACCCAGACAAGTATCCTCATATGCTGTCGGTGAAGAATTGTTTTATTCGTGGATCTGTTGTACGTTATGTGCAGTTGCCAGCAGACGAAGTGGACACCCAACTCCTTCAGGATGCAGCAAGAAAAGAAGCCACTGTTTCTACTAGATAG